In Rhipicephalus microplus isolate Deutch F79 chromosome 7, USDA_Rmic, whole genome shotgun sequence, one genomic interval encodes:
- the LOC142767741 gene encoding E3 ubiquitin-protein ligase Siah1-like, which yields MASVTSVFDPPRAQTTTSVSQMCSLLECPVCRNYALPPIMQCENGHNLCAPCRKNVAMCPVYRAPKGENVVVIATNFRRVEAFCWVALQTCLGRDFVVMLRKRNNRASSNHSLGAALLVGSSQEARRFLYWFELRGAEHRLSWSARTRNLHSQADTDRSGDGLVLDMSTAERLCNGADLIVDVTVSVAPSLSGDNVL from the exons ATGGCCTCCGTGACCAGCGTTTTCGACCCGCCCCGAGCGCAGACGACGACGTCCGTCTCGCAAATGTGCAGCCTGCTCGAGTGCCCCGTCTGCAGGAATTATGCGCTGCCTCCCATCATGCAGTGCGAGAACGGCCATAACCTGTGCGCCCCGTGCCGAAAAAACGTCGCCATGTGTCCAGTGTACCGTGCTCCCAAAG GCGAGAACGTGGTCGTGATTGCGACGAACTTCCGGCGCGTAGAAGCTTTCTGCTGGGTGGCGCTGCAGACGTGCCTGGGCCGCGACTTCGTCGTTATGCTCAGGAAGAGGAACAACAGGGCCTCGAGCAACCACTCCTTAGGCGCCGCGCTGCTTGTCGGGTCGAGCCAGGAGGCACGACGCTTCCTGTACTGGTTCGAACTGCGCGGCGCCGAACACCGGCTCTCGTGGTCAGCCAGGACCCGGAACCTGCACTCGCAGGCTGACACCGACCGGAGCGGAGACGGCCTGGTGTTGGACATGAGCACGGCCGAGCGCCTCTGCAATGGCGCTGACCTCATCGTGGACGTCACCGTCAGCGTCGCCCCATCCTTGAGCGGTGATAACGTGCTGTAA